From a region of the Odocoileus virginianus isolate 20LAN1187 ecotype Illinois chromosome 1, Ovbor_1.2, whole genome shotgun sequence genome:
- the RARRES2 gene encoding retinoic acid receptor responder protein 2 isoform X1, producing MWQLLLPLALGLGAMGLDRAELTAAQHRGLQVALEEFHKHPPVQWTFQVTSVDSAMDMLFPAGQFVKLEFKLQQTSCRKKDWRKADCKVKPNGRKRKCLACIKLDSKDQVLGRMVHCPIQTPVQRELEEAQDTQCSRVEHAGEDPHSYYLPGQFAFIKALSP from the exons ATGTGGCAGCTGCTGCTCCCgctggccctggggctgggcGCCATGGGCTTGGACAGGGCGGAGCTCACGGCGGCCCAGCACCGCGGCCTGCAGGTGGCCCTCGAGGAGTTCCACAAGCATCCGCCTGTGCAGTGGACCTTCCAAGTGACCAGCGTGGACAGTGCCATGGACATG CTCTTCCCGGCCGGGCAGTTTGTGAAGCTGGAGTTCAAGCTCCAGCAGACGAGCTGTCGAAAGAAGGACTGGAGGAAAGCAGACTGCAAGGTCAAGCCCAACGGG AGAAAGCGGAAATGCCTGGCCTGCATCAAGCTGGACTCAAAGGATCAAGTCCTGGGCCGGATGGTGCACTGTCCCATACAGACGCCGGTTCAACGG gagctggaggaggcccAGGACACCCAGTGCAGCAGGGTGGAGCATGCTGGCGAGGACCCCCACAGCTACTACCTCCCCGGGCAGTTCGCCTTCATCAAAGCCTTGTCCCCCTGA
- the RARRES2 gene encoding retinoic acid receptor responder protein 2 isoform X2 translates to MWQLLLPLALGLGAMGLDRAELTAAQHRGLQVALEEFHKHPPVQWTFQVTSVDSAMDMLFPAGQFVKLEFKLQQTSCRKKDWRKADCKVKPNGRKRKCLACIKLDSKDQVLGRMVHCPIQTPVQRLEEAQDTQCSRVEHAGEDPHSYYLPGQFAFIKALSP, encoded by the exons ATGTGGCAGCTGCTGCTCCCgctggccctggggctgggcGCCATGGGCTTGGACAGGGCGGAGCTCACGGCGGCCCAGCACCGCGGCCTGCAGGTGGCCCTCGAGGAGTTCCACAAGCATCCGCCTGTGCAGTGGACCTTCCAAGTGACCAGCGTGGACAGTGCCATGGACATG CTCTTCCCGGCCGGGCAGTTTGTGAAGCTGGAGTTCAAGCTCCAGCAGACGAGCTGTCGAAAGAAGGACTGGAGGAAAGCAGACTGCAAGGTCAAGCCCAACGGG AGAAAGCGGAAATGCCTGGCCTGCATCAAGCTGGACTCAAAGGATCAAGTCCTGGGCCGGATGGTGCACTGTCCCATACAGACGCCGGTTCAACGG ctggaggaggcccAGGACACCCAGTGCAGCAGGGTGGAGCATGCTGGCGAGGACCCCCACAGCTACTACCTCCCCGGGCAGTTCGCCTTCATCAAAGCCTTGTCCCCCTGA
- the LRRC61 gene encoding leucine-rich repeat-containing protein 61 isoform X1: MRMVLSSSRVASFVFREKPFSICPLLALLLVCAWKGTCWPLSGAAGDVSNLGPGRVEGATRGVSSPLTASSTCVAAARPPSPPDPLGLMESRGEKSEEADGVRVTPQLLKARSGEFSLESILLLKLRGLGLVDLGCLGDCLGLEWLDLSGNALTQLGPLASLRQLAVLNVADNRLTGLEPLAACENLQHLNAAGNLLAGPAQLQCLAGLRGLERLRLRDPLARLSNPLCASPCYWASVRELLPGLKVLDGERVSGRGSDFYQLCRDLDSSLRPGPGTPGPWPVEAQPWVEPSYWEAWPPRSSSILEEACRQFQDTLQECHDLDRQARDSLAQAERVLSPAGAATTSFIF; encoded by the exons ATGAGGATGGTTCTCAGTTCCAGCCGGGTTGCCAGTTTTGTATTCAGGGAGAAGCCATTTTCTATCTGCCCACTGCTTGCATTACTGCTGGTGTGTGCGTGGAAAG GGACCTGCTGGCCCTTGAGTGGGGCTGCCGGAGACGTGTCCAACCTGGGCCCAGGCCGAGTGGAGGGGGCGACCCGTGGGGTGAGCAGCCCGCTCACTGCCAGCAGCACCTGCGTCGCAGCTGCCCGACCCCCCAGCCCCCCGGACCCACTTGGTCTCATGGAGTCTCGGGGCGAGAAGTCGGAAGAGGCCGATGGGGTGCGCGTGACGCCCCAGCTGCTCAAGGCGCGCTCGGGCGAGTTCTCCCTAGAGTCCATCCTGCTGCTCAAGCTGcggggcctggggctggtggACCTGGGCTGCCTTGGGGACTGCCTGGGCCTCGAGTGGCTGGACCTGTCGGGCAATGCGCTCACCCAGCTGGGCCCGCTGGCCTCCCTGCGGCAGCTGGCCGTGCTCAATGTGGCTGACAACCGGCTGACTGGCCTGGAGCCCCTGGCCGCCTGTGAGAACCTGCAGCATCTCAACGCCGCAGGCAACCTGCTGGCTGGGCCTGCGCAGCTGCAGTGCCTGGCGGGGCTGCGGGGTCTGGAGCGCCTGCGGCTCCGAGACCCCTTGGCGCGGCTCAGCAACCCGCTGTGTGCCAGCCCCTGCTACTGGGCCTCAGTGCGCGAGCTGCTGCCCGGCCTGAAGGTCCTCGATGGCGAGCGTGTAAGTGGGCGCGGCAGCGACTTCTACCAGCTGTGCCGGGACCTCGACAGCTCCTTGCGCCCCGGTCCTGGCACTCCCGGCCCCTGGCCGGTGGAGGCCCAGCCCTGGGTGGAGCCCAGCTACTGGGAGGCCTGGCCCCCACGCAGTAGCTCCATCCTGGAGGAGGCCTGCCGCCAGTTCCAGGACACGCTGCAGGAGTGCCACGACCTGGACCGCCAGGCCCGGGACAGCCTGGCCCAGGCGGAGCGGGTGCTCAGCCCCGCGGGCGCTGCCACCACCTCCTTCATCTTCTGA
- the LRRC61 gene encoding leucine-rich repeat-containing protein 61 isoform X2, producing the protein MESRGEKSEEADGVRVTPQLLKARSGEFSLESILLLKLRGLGLVDLGCLGDCLGLEWLDLSGNALTQLGPLASLRQLAVLNVADNRLTGLEPLAACENLQHLNAAGNLLAGPAQLQCLAGLRGLERLRLRDPLARLSNPLCASPCYWASVRELLPGLKVLDGERVSGRGSDFYQLCRDLDSSLRPGPGTPGPWPVEAQPWVEPSYWEAWPPRSSSILEEACRQFQDTLQECHDLDRQARDSLAQAERVLSPAGAATTSFIF; encoded by the coding sequence ATGGAGTCTCGGGGCGAGAAGTCGGAAGAGGCCGATGGGGTGCGCGTGACGCCCCAGCTGCTCAAGGCGCGCTCGGGCGAGTTCTCCCTAGAGTCCATCCTGCTGCTCAAGCTGcggggcctggggctggtggACCTGGGCTGCCTTGGGGACTGCCTGGGCCTCGAGTGGCTGGACCTGTCGGGCAATGCGCTCACCCAGCTGGGCCCGCTGGCCTCCCTGCGGCAGCTGGCCGTGCTCAATGTGGCTGACAACCGGCTGACTGGCCTGGAGCCCCTGGCCGCCTGTGAGAACCTGCAGCATCTCAACGCCGCAGGCAACCTGCTGGCTGGGCCTGCGCAGCTGCAGTGCCTGGCGGGGCTGCGGGGTCTGGAGCGCCTGCGGCTCCGAGACCCCTTGGCGCGGCTCAGCAACCCGCTGTGTGCCAGCCCCTGCTACTGGGCCTCAGTGCGCGAGCTGCTGCCCGGCCTGAAGGTCCTCGATGGCGAGCGTGTAAGTGGGCGCGGCAGCGACTTCTACCAGCTGTGCCGGGACCTCGACAGCTCCTTGCGCCCCGGTCCTGGCACTCCCGGCCCCTGGCCGGTGGAGGCCCAGCCCTGGGTGGAGCCCAGCTACTGGGAGGCCTGGCCCCCACGCAGTAGCTCCATCCTGGAGGAGGCCTGCCGCCAGTTCCAGGACACGCTGCAGGAGTGCCACGACCTGGACCGCCAGGCCCGGGACAGCCTGGCCCAGGCGGAGCGGGTGCTCAGCCCCGCGGGCGCTGCCACCACCTCCTTCATCTTCTGA